In the genome of Campylobacter concisus, the window CAGCTAAATGCAAATTTTATTGATTATAAAAAGACTGTTGCAAAGCTAAATTTAAAGCCAACTCAGTTTGGACAAAAATTCTCTGACTGGATGGTCTATGTGGGTAGTGAAATGCAAGATAACAACGGCACTACTTATAAAGATATTGTGATGTTTAATCCTTACATTAAAGACTCCCAACGCTTAATCACTGCTAAAAACGCAAAGATTACTAATACAAATCAAAGCATCGAACTCTCTTTATTAGATGGAAAAATGTATGACATAAAAGATGAAATTTATCATCAAAGCAACTTCAAATCCATGAAAATAAGGACTGCACAAAGTGAAGAGATAAGCGATATAGGCAGTATCAAAGAGTACTGGGCGGAGGCAAATAGTAGTGAAAAAAGAAGAAAAGACCTTAGCACATATGTGCTTGTTGCACTATTTCCACTTGCCAGTACACTTTTTGCCATAAGCTTTGGCATCGTTACTTATAGATATGAAAAGGGCATGGTTTATGTTGGGACATTTGGCGTTTTATTTGGCTATTTTACGCTCATAATGCTATTTTCATCAAAACCAGCTTTTGCGATTCCACT includes:
- a CDS encoding LptF/LptG family permease, translating into MSRVNRYLLFNFLGTFASLFSTLFLIMSIVFFIQIARITSYIEISFGELFKLYSFMLPRVLLFVVPIAFFVSLAMTLFRLSKENESIVIFTLGGSPNKIAKFFLIFSAFLSTALLVIATIMIPIAAQLNANFIDYKKTVAKLNLKPTQFGQKFSDWMVYVGSEMQDNNGTTYKDIVMFNPYIKDSQRLITAKNAKITNTNQSIELSLLDGKMYDIKDEIYHQSNFKSMKIRTAQSEEISDIGSIKEYWAEANSSEKRRKDLSTYVLVALFPLASTLFAISFGIVTYRYEKGMVYVGTFGVLFGYFTLIMLFSSKPAFAIPLIFFVFLLAGILLFKAKIIRRY